GGCCTCGATCACCATGCGCGCGATGCGCGGGTCCACGGGCAGCCTTGCCAGCTGCCGCCCAATCGGTGTCAGGTTGCGTGAACTGTCGACAGCGCCCAGTTCCTCCAGCAGCTTGTAGCCATCATTGACCATGCGACTATCGGGCGGATCAACAAACGGGAAGTCTCGGACATCCCCCAACTTGAGCTGCAACATCTGCAAGATAACAGCTGCCAGATTGGTGCGCCGAATCTCGGCGTCGGTAAACTCGGGTCTACCGAGAAAGTCTTCCTCGGAATAGAGGCGGACACAAATACCCGGCGCCACACGACCACAACGACCAGCGCGCTGATTGGCGCTGGCCTGGGATACGGCCTCAACCGGAAGTCGCTGCACTTTGGAGCGATAGCTGTAGCGAGAGATACGCGCCAGACCGGGATCAATCACATAACGGATACCCGGCACAGTCAGCGATGTTTCAGCAACATTTGTAGACAGGATGATTCTTCTATTTTTGGTTCCCTTGGTGATAGACTCCTGCCATACATAAATTTCTTCAGAATCGTCAGGCTCGACATACTCATAGTCAGGGTCTTCGGGAGTGCCTTCAGGGACTAGCTCGTATTCCCACTCCTGATCTTTCGAGAAACCGAGGATCTGAGATTCGTTAGAATAATTTGTCATAAGCATATGAAAAAAGCGTATTTATACAGTCGTGTATCAAAAGAGAAACAGGCGAAGTTCGGTAAGGGTCTTCTGCGACAGACCGAGCTTGCCAAAGAATTCTTGGCTCAATACCCCGAATATGAGATTGCTGACATTTTCGAGGATGCCGGAACTTCAGCATTCTATCCGAAGAATGTGAAGAAAGATGCTGGTCTAGGTGGATTCCTTCAGGTTGTCAGGGAAGGAAAGATTGAACCCGATTCCCTTCTTGTTGTTGAGGCAGTAGACCGAATCTCACGATTAGGTATCAGAAAAGGTCAGAAAATTTTTGACGAGCTGCGTGATCACAAAATCAACGTTGCTATTGTGAAATTCAATCTGGTGCTCTGGTGGTGGGAAGACAACGACCTTGCCAACTCTATCCAGATCACATCTGGCCTATACCTTGGCCGCTTGGAGTCAGAGCAAAAGAGTAAACGAATACTCAAGACATTTGAGTTCTACTTAGATGAAACACGGAAAAGAAAACGACTCTTTAAGAAAGGTGTGAAGCCTACTTGGTTGGAGCTTAATGAAGACGAATCCGGCTTTATCTGCCCTCCTGAAAATAGAGCCATTATTGAACATATCTTTAAGATGAAGCTCCATGACAAGCTTGGAGTCAGGAGAATTGTTCATTACCTCAATCGAGAAGGTATCAAGCCGTTCAGTGATAGTGAAGTCTGGACATATACTGCCGTAAGCAATCTTCTAAGAAATATTGCTGTTTGTGGAATATATCAGCCTGTCACCAGAGCGAGAGAAGAACATGCGAGGAATGACCCTGAGTTATTGGAACAAATCGAATCAGGAATGAGGATTGATATACCTAATGGAGAACCTATTGATAATTACTATCCTCAAATAATTGATTTAGACACATTTCATGCCACTCAAGGCACATTCCAGAAACGAGCTTCTACTGTAAAGCTGAAAGGAAGGAAAGGTTCATTTAAGAATCTATTCAGACATCTAACCTTCTGCCGCAAATGCGGAAGCGTATATAATATAAAGGCTAAATATTTGTGCTGCATGAATCCCAAGCATCCATGCACCAACAGCTATATCATATATGATAAGTTTGAAGAGAAGATTCTGACATACTTCAAATCTAAAGAGTTTCTTGAAGACATTCAGAACATAGATGAAAAGCCTTCTGAAGTTAACAATCTAAAAAACAAAGCGAACAACTTAAAGCAGATACAGAAGAATCTGGAGATTGCTCTTGAAACAGCAAAAGACATTGGCTTCATATCAAGAACAGTTGAGCGAATAAACCAGATTGCAGAAGAAATAGAAGATATAAATCTACAAATAGCAGAAGATACTAACCGCCTGAATCGAGTGAGAATCTTCAATATTGATAATTCGTTCAATCTTGACGACCCACTGAATAGAGAAAAATTTAATCTTATAATTAGAAACGAGATTGAATACATTCAATTCTATAACAAATATATATTCATTCGTATTAAAGATGCTGATTATGAGATTGTTACACATGAATACTTACCAGATCTATTGCTGAAAAAGTATGACAATCCTCATGCAAATGGATTAGAAAGAAGTCCTGCAAGAAGACCTGTTGATCTAGATAATATTCATATTACAAATACGGATAAATTTTTAGAAAAATATAAAAGGGTTATTGATACAAGAATCACAAAGTATATCTTTCAACGACAGATTGATGAAGGATTAACAAGGAAGCAGACAACACGACTGCTAACCAAACAAGACCTATCACTTTCATTAGAAGAAATTGATGACATTAGAAAAACAATGAATTCAG
This DNA window, taken from Marinobacterium iners, encodes the following:
- a CDS encoding recombinase family protein produces the protein MKKAYLYSRVSKEKQAKFGKGLLRQTELAKEFLAQYPEYEIADIFEDAGTSAFYPKNVKKDAGLGGFLQVVREGKIEPDSLLVVEAVDRISRLGIRKGQKIFDELRDHKINVAIVKFNLVLWWWEDNDLANSIQITSGLYLGRLESEQKSKRILKTFEFYLDETRKRKRLFKKGVKPTWLELNEDESGFICPPENRAIIEHIFKMKLHDKLGVRRIVHYLNREGIKPFSDSEVWTYTAVSNLLRNIAVCGIYQPVTRAREEHARNDPELLEQIESGMRIDIPNGEPIDNYYPQIIDLDTFHATQGTFQKRASTVKLKGRKGSFKNLFRHLTFCRKCGSVYNIKAKYLCCMNPKHPCTNSYIIYDKFEEKILTYFKSKEFLEDIQNIDEKPSEVNNLKNKANNLKQIQKNLEIALETAKDIGFISRTVERINQIAEEIEDINLQIAEDTNRLNRVRIFNIDNSFNLDDPLNREKFNLIIRNEIEYIQFYNKYIFIRIKDADYEIVTHEYLPDLLLKKYDNPHANGLERSPARRPVDLDNIHITNTDKFLEKYKRVIDTRITKYIFQRQIDEGLTRKQTTRLLTKQDLSLSLEEIDDIRKTMNSDKMAELTRKELEQQKAS